The following are encoded in a window of Manihot esculenta cultivar AM560-2 chromosome 8, M.esculenta_v8, whole genome shotgun sequence genomic DNA:
- the LOC110621308 gene encoding uncharacterized protein LOC110621308, with the protein MPKMFGGSSDLPQKSFRIKQDDKFFSRLLSKETSVDNSSFRVDYGGVTVAVPFMWESQPGTPKYSLSESTLPPLTPPPSYYSSSNKKPINKLYSRSNLLHFLFSRIKPKKTNNAVSTSSALSHTPSSASWSSLNSSSFLPSTPTKYHQGSRFSSPGSSFDSRAYDEEAAVGPPSPTSKYLCFGASRDGLKGCYAW; encoded by the coding sequence ATGCCTAAGATGTTTGGTGGTAGCTCAGATCTCCCTCAGAAGTCCTTCCGAATTAAGCAAGATGACAAGTTCTTTTCTAGGCTTCTCTCCAAGGAAACCTCCGTGGATAACTCTTCCTTTCGTGTAGATTATGGTGGAGTTACAGTTGCAGTTCCATTCATGTGGGAGTCACAGCCAGGTACCCCTAAGTATTCCTTGAGCGAAAGTACTCTCCCTCCACTCACTCCTCCTCCTTCATACTATTCATCTTCTAACAAAAAGCCCATCAACAAGCTCTACTCGAGATCCAATCTCTTGCACTTTCTCTTCTCAAGAATCAAACCCAAGAAAACCAATAATGCTGTCTCTACTTCTTCAGCTCTATCGCATACTCCATCATCTGCTTCATGGTCTTCACTCAATTCTTCCAGTTTTCTTCCATCTACTCCTACAAAGTATCACCAAGGAAGCAGGTTTTCTAGCCCTGGGTCATCGTTTGATTCAAGGGCATATGATGAAGAAGCAGCCGTTGGACCACCATCCCCTACTTCAAAGTATTTGTGTTTTGGAGCTAGTAGAGATGGGCTTAAAGGATGCTACGCTTG